In Mobula hypostoma chromosome 18, sMobHyp1.1, whole genome shotgun sequence, one genomic interval encodes:
- the LOC134358352 gene encoding sorbitol dehydrogenase-like isoform X1: MHSVGICASDIHFWQHGRIGEFVMKKPMVLGHEGAGTVIKLGSGVQNLKVGDRVSIEPGVPRENCEFCKIGRYNLSPTIFFCATPPDDGNLCRYYVHNANYCYKLPECVSFEEGALIEPLSVAIHACRRGGVNVSHKVLIFGAGPIGLMNLLVAKSMGACPIAVCDLMQERLDMAKCLGASAIFKVEKNSCPRELAQKVKNALCGMPDITIECTGADQSVQTAVCATKPGGVLVMVGMGSSSINTPMLTAITRELDIRGVFRFCNTWPTAINMVASQRVDVKPLITHRLPLEQAAEAFELVKKGAALKVIMLCEEQQKQQEGKTLEQCRQQCQQLLLQCQQQCQQLKDQCETGRS, from the exons ATGCATTCAGTTGGGATCTGTGCCTCTGACATCCATTTCTGGCAACATGGAAGAATTGGAGAATTTGTTATGAAGAAGCCAATGGTTCTGGGGCATGAAGGTGCAGGGACTGTGATTAAACTAGGGTCTGGAGTACAAAATCTTAAAGTCG GTGACAGGGTTTCTATTGAGCCTGGTGTCCCAAGAGAAAATTGTGAGTTCTGCAAAATTGGACGTTACAACCTGTCTCCGACTATCTTCTTCTGTGCCACACCTCCTGATGACGGCAATCTTTGTCGGTACTACGTACACAATGCCAATTACTGTTACAA ACTTCCTGAATGTGTGAGTTTTGAAGAGGGTGCATTGATAGAGCCTCTGTCTGTAGCGATCCATGCCTGTCGTAGAGGTGGGGTAAATGTGAGCCACAAGGTCCTCATCTTTGGTGCAG GGCCAATTGGACTTATGAATCTGCTTGTTGCTAAGTCAATGGGAGCATGTCCAATTGCTGTTTGTG ATTTGATGCAAGAGCGACTAGATATGGCAAAATGCTTGGGTGCCTCTGCTATCTTTAAAGTAGAAAAGAACAGCTGCCCTCGGGAGTTGGCTCAGAAGGTGAAGAATGCGCTTTGTGGCATGCCAGATATAACTATTGAGTGTACCGGCGCAGATCAAAGTGTTCAGACTGCTGTCTGT GCTACTAAGCCGGGAGGAGTATTAGTTATGGTTGGCATGGGCTCATCATCTATAAATACCCCTATGTTAACTGCAATAACCCGGGAGCTGGACATACGAGGAGTTTTCAGATTCTGCAACAC GTGGCCTACTGCAATTAACATGGTGGCCTCACAAAGAGTAGACGTGAAGCCTTTGATCACACATCGCTTACCTCTGGAACAGGCCGCAGAAGCATTTGAGTTggtgaagaaaggtgcagctctGAAAGTGATTATGTTGTGTGAGGAGCAGCAGAAGCAGCAGGAGGGAAAGACACTGGAACAATGCCGACAGCAATGTCAGCAGCTGCTACTGCAGTGTCAACAGCAGTGCCAACAACTGAAAGACCAGTGTGAAACCGGCCGCTCCTGA
- the LOC134358352 gene encoding sorbitol dehydrogenase-like isoform X2: MSQPENLAVVLCGPGDLKLEKCPVPEPCSGEVLLKMHSVGICASDIHFWQHGRIGEFVMKKPMVLGHEGAGTVIKLGSGVQNLKVGDRVSIEPGVPRENCEFCKIGRYNLSPTIFFCATPPDDGNLCRYYVHNANYCYKLPECVSFEEGALIEPLSVAIHACRRGGVNVSHKVLIFGAGPIGLMNLLVAKSMGACPIAVCDLMQERLDMAKCLGASAIFKVEKNSCPRELAQKVKNALCGMPDITIECTGADQSVQTAVCATKPGGVLVMVGMGSSSINTPMLTAITRELDIRGVFRFCNTWPTAINMVASQRVDVKPLITHRLPLEQAAEAFELVKKGAALKVIMLCEEQQKQQEGKTLEQCRQQCQQLLLQCQQQCQQLKDQCETGRS; encoded by the exons AGGTTCTGCTGAAGATGCATTCAGTTGGGATCTGTGCCTCTGACATCCATTTCTGGCAACATGGAAGAATTGGAGAATTTGTTATGAAGAAGCCAATGGTTCTGGGGCATGAAGGTGCAGGGACTGTGATTAAACTAGGGTCTGGAGTACAAAATCTTAAAGTCG GTGACAGGGTTTCTATTGAGCCTGGTGTCCCAAGAGAAAATTGTGAGTTCTGCAAAATTGGACGTTACAACCTGTCTCCGACTATCTTCTTCTGTGCCACACCTCCTGATGACGGCAATCTTTGTCGGTACTACGTACACAATGCCAATTACTGTTACAA ACTTCCTGAATGTGTGAGTTTTGAAGAGGGTGCATTGATAGAGCCTCTGTCTGTAGCGATCCATGCCTGTCGTAGAGGTGGGGTAAATGTGAGCCACAAGGTCCTCATCTTTGGTGCAG GGCCAATTGGACTTATGAATCTGCTTGTTGCTAAGTCAATGGGAGCATGTCCAATTGCTGTTTGTG ATTTGATGCAAGAGCGACTAGATATGGCAAAATGCTTGGGTGCCTCTGCTATCTTTAAAGTAGAAAAGAACAGCTGCCCTCGGGAGTTGGCTCAGAAGGTGAAGAATGCGCTTTGTGGCATGCCAGATATAACTATTGAGTGTACCGGCGCAGATCAAAGTGTTCAGACTGCTGTCTGT GCTACTAAGCCGGGAGGAGTATTAGTTATGGTTGGCATGGGCTCATCATCTATAAATACCCCTATGTTAACTGCAATAACCCGGGAGCTGGACATACGAGGAGTTTTCAGATTCTGCAACAC GTGGCCTACTGCAATTAACATGGTGGCCTCACAAAGAGTAGACGTGAAGCCTTTGATCACACATCGCTTACCTCTGGAACAGGCCGCAGAAGCATTTGAGTTggtgaagaaaggtgcagctctGAAAGTGATTATGTTGTGTGAGGAGCAGCAGAAGCAGCAGGAGGGAAAGACACTGGAACAATGCCGACAGCAATGTCAGCAGCTGCTACTGCAGTGTCAACAGCAGTGCCAACAACTGAAAGACCAGTGTGAAACCGGCCGCTCCTGA